A window of the Gossypium hirsutum isolate 1008001.06 chromosome A05, Gossypium_hirsutum_v2.1, whole genome shotgun sequence genome harbors these coding sequences:
- the LOC107958228 gene encoding uncharacterized protein — protein sequence MALLTFLPEPAAEPMKVEQPSKRGRRNPVKKQKEKQPSSWDQIKNLLSCKQIEGSKVHDPSKNNQLPHHHGYSKLGSSCKSICSFKDVVHGNTRVVHRADNSPESSTVGQETGLLRRKAANSSSTRSLSGSTRSNNSSTTYTTSSSSRAMQFRKLSGCYECRMIVDPSRYPSSRTTISACSQCGEVFPKIESLELHQAVRHAVSELGPDDSGRNIVEIIFKSSWLKKDSPICKIERILKVHNTQRTIQRFEDCRDAVKTLALNSTRKNARCAADGNELLRFHCTTLSCSLGARGSSSLCGSIPGCGVCTIIKQGFQKKGGGVAAAAEFKGVCTTASSGRAHDSLKCTDGRRAMLVCRVIAGRVKRVSEDAPPFEEDNSGGVAAATGLYDSLAAYAGVYSNLEELVVFNPRAILPCFVVIYKAHES from the exons atggctCTACTCACATTTTTACCGGAGCCGGCGGCCGAACCCATGAAAGTGGAACAGCCGTCCAAGCGTGGAAGAAGAAACCCGGTGAAAAAGCAAAAGGAAAAGCAACCATCTTCATGGGACCAAATCAAGAATCTGCTCAGTTGCAAACAGATCGAAGGGTCGAAAGTTCATGACCCTTCGAAGAATAACCAGCTGCCTCATCATCACGGCTACTCGAAGCTGGGTTCCTCTTGCAAATCCATCTGTAGCTTCAAGGACGTCGTTCACGGCAACACCAGGGTTGTTCACAGAGCCGACAACTCGCCTGAGAGTAGCACCGTGGGTCAAGAAACTGGGCTGCTGAGACGCAAAGCCGCGAATAGCTCGTCAACGCGGTCATTGTCAGGGTCAACAAGATCCAACAACAGCAGCACGACTTACACGACGTCATCTTCATCAAGAGCTATGCAATTCAGGAAACTTTCTGGGTGTTACGAGTGTCGTATGATCGTTGACCCCAGCAG GTATCCATCCTCAAGAACAACTATATCTGCCTGCTCACAGTGCGGAGAGGTATTCCCAAAGATTGAAAGTTTGGAGCTCCATCAAGCTGTTCGTCATGCAG TTTCGGAGTTGGGCCCAGACGATTCGGGCCGAAACATTGTGGAAATTATCTTCAAATCGAGCTGGTTAAAGAAGGACAGTCCAATCTGTAAGATCGAACGGATACTGAAAGTCCACAATACCCAACGCACCATCCAACGGTTTGAGGACTGTCGCGACGCAGTGAAAACACTTGCTCTCAACAGCACCAGAAAGAACGCCAGGTGTGCGGCTGATGGCAACGAACTCCTCCGGTTCCACTGCACCACATTGTCGTGCTCCCTCGGAGCGCGCGGCTCGTCCAGCTTGTGCGGTTCCATCCCCGGCTGCGGCGTCTGCACCATAATCAAACAAGGGTTCCAGAAAAAAGGTGGAGGAGTCGCGGCGGCCGCAGAATTCAAAGGGGTTTGCACAACGGCTAGTAGCGGGAGGGCCCACGACTCACTTAAATGTACGGACGGACGCAGGGCCATGCTGGTTTGCCGTGTGATCGCAGGGAGGGTGAAGCGAGTGTCGGAAGATGCGCCGCCGTTTGAGGAGGATAATAGCGGCGGCGTAGCGGCTGCGACTGGCTTATACGATTCTCTAGCGGCGTACGCCGGGGTCTACTCCAATCTGGAGGAGTTGGTTGTTTTCAATCCAAGGGCTATCCTTCCTTGTTTCGTAGTCATTTACAAAGCCCATGAATCTTGA